One segment of Brassica napus cultivar Da-Ae chromosome C3, Da-Ae, whole genome shotgun sequence DNA contains the following:
- the LOC106404097 gene encoding coatomer subunit beta'-3-like isoform X3, whose product MPLRLDIKKKFAQRSERVKSVDLHPTEPWILASLYSGTVCIWNYQTQTITKSFEVTELPVRSAKFIPRKQWVVAGADDMYIRVYNYNTMDKVKVFEAHSDYIRCVAVHPTLPYVLSSSDDMLIKLWDWENGWACTQIFEGHSHYVMQVVFNPKDTNTFASASLDRSIKIWNLGSPDPNFTLDAHQKGVNCVDYFTGGDKPYLITGSDDHTAKVWDYQTKSCVQTLEGHTHNVSAVCFHPELPIILTGSEDGTVRIWHATTYRLENTLNYALERVWAIGYIKSSRRVVIGYDEGTIMVKLGREIPVASMDSSGKIIWAKHNEIQTANIKSIGASYEVTDGERLPLAVKDLGTCDLYPQSLKHNPNGRFVVVCGDGEYIIYTALAWRNRSFGSGLEFVWSSEGECAVRESSSKIKIFNKNFQERKSIRPTFSAEKIFGGSLLAMCSNDFICFYDWAECRLIQRIDVTVKNLYWAESGDLVAIASDTSFYILKFNRDLVSSHFASGRQTDEEGVEDAFEVLHENDERVRTGIWVGDCFIYNNSSSKLNYCVGGEVTTMYHLDRPMYLLGYIANQSRVYLVDKEFNVIGYTLLLSLIEYKTLVMRGDLDKANEILPTIPKEQHNNVAHFLESRGMIEDALEVATDPDYRFELAIQLGRLQIAKEIAEEVQSESKWKQLGELAMSSGKLQLAEDCMKYAMDLSGLLLLYSSLGDAEGMSKLASLAKEQGKNNVAFLCLFMLGKLEDCLQLLVESNRIPEAALMARSYLPSKVSEIVALWRKDLSKVNSKAAESLADPEEYPNLFEDWQVALSVEANAVEARGVYAAAENYATRADQPFITLVEAFRNLQVEAVEPLENGDGDHEVEEENGHVENEGGEEEENEEEEMNQEEGVVDEDSTDVLTPHQ is encoded by the exons ATG cCGCTCAGACTCGATATCAAG AAAAAATTTGCTCAACGATCAGAGCGAGTGAAATCTGTGGATCTGCATCCTACAGAGCCATG GATTCTAGCAAGTTTGTATTCTGGAACCGTGTGTATCTGGAACTACCAGACTCAG ACGATAACAAAATCCTTCGAGGTGACCGAATTGCCAG TTAGGTCGGCCAAGTTTATCCCACGCAAGCAATGGGTTGTGGCAGGAGCGGATGATATGTACATCCGTGTATACAACTACAACACAATGGACAAGGTTAAAGTGTTTGAGGCTCATTCCGATTACATTAGGTGTGTTGCTGTCCATCCGACCCTTCCATATGTGCTGTCATCTTCTGATGATATGCTCATAAAGCTCTGGGACTGGGAAAATGGTTGGGCCTGTACTCAGATCTTTGAGGGACATTCTCACTATGTGATGCAAGTGGTATTTAATCCAAAAGACACCAACACTTTTGCCAGTGCATCGCTTGACCGTTCCATAAAG ATATGGAATCTTGGCTCCCCAGACCCAAATTTTACACTGGATGCTCATCAGAAAGGAGTCAACTGCGTAGATTATTTCACAGGGGGTGATAAGCCCTATTTAATTACTGGCTCTGACGATCATACTGCTAAG GTATGGGACTATCAAACTAAAAGTTGTGTCCAGACGCTAGAAGGGCATACCCACAATGTATCTGCAGTATGTTTCCATCCAGAGCTTCCAATAATACTCACAGGTTCTGAGGATGGCACTGTTCGTATTTGGCACGCCACGACTTACAG GCTAGAGAACACATTGAATTATGCTCTCGAGAGAGTCTGGGCCATTGGTTACATAAAAAGTTCGCGTAG GGTTGTGATTGGATACGATGAAGGAACCATCATGGTCAAACTTGGACGAGAAATTCCTGTGGCTAGCATGGACAGTAGCGGAAAAATTATATGGGCTAAGCATAATGAAATCCAAACTGCAAACATCAAAAGTATTGGTGCCAGTTACGAG GTTACTGATGGAGAAAGACTTCCCTTGGCTGTTAAAGATCTGGGGACCTGTGATCTTTATCCACAA AGCTTGAAGCATAACCCAAACGGGAGGTTTGTCGTAGTCTGCGGGGATGGAGAGTACATAATCTACACAGCTTTGGCTTGGAGAAATAGGTCTTTCGGTTCTGGACTGGAATTTGTTTGGTCATCCGAGGGGGAATGTGCAGTTCGAGAGAGCTCGTCAAAGATAAagatattcaataaaaatttccAG GAAAGGAAGAGTATTCGGCCTACTTTCTCAGCTGAGAAGATTTTTGGAGGATCCTTGTTAGCAATGTGTTCAAATGATTTCATCTGCTTTTATGATTGGGCTGAATGTAGGCTGATTCAGCGAATTGATGTCACAGTAAAG AATCTTTATTGGGCAGAAAGTGGTGATTTAGTTGCCATTGCTAGTGATACGTCGTTCTACATCCTGAAGTTCAAT CGTGACTTGGTTTCCTCCCATTTTGCTAGTGGAAGACAAACTGATGAAGAAGGTGTTGAGGATGCTTTTGAGGTTCTCCATGAGAATGATGAACGTGTTAGGACAGGTATATGGGTCGGGGACTGCTTCATTTACAACAACTCTTCTTCGAAGCTTAACTATTGTGTTGGAGGCGAG GTAACCACAATGTATCATTTGGACCGTCCAATGTATTTGTTAGGCTATATTGCCAACCAAAGTCGGGTCTACTTGGTAGACAAAGAATTCAA TGTCATAGGATATACCCTGCTGCTTAGCCTGATTGAATACAAGACTCTTGTGATGCGGGGTGATTTGGACAAAGCCAATGAAATTTTACCTACAATTCCTAAAGAGCAGCATAACAA TGTTGCTCATTTCTTGGAGTCTCGGGGAATGATTGAAGATGCTTTAGAAGTTGCGACAGATCCTGACTACAGGTTTGAGCTGGCCATACAATTGGGTAGGCTTCAAATTGCCAAG GAAATCGCTGAAGAAGTGCAGAGTGAGTCTAAATGGAAGCAGTTAGGAGAGTTAGCCATGTCTTCTGGGAAG CTCCAACTGGCCGAGGATTGCATGAAGTACGCTATGGATTTGAGTGGTTTGCTACTACTATATTCTTCTTTGGGAGATGCTGAAGGGATGTCAAAGCTTGCATCCCTTGCTAAGGAGCAGGGAAAGAACAATGTCGCCTTTCTTTGCTTATTCATGCTGGGTAAATTGGAAGATTGTCTGCAGTTATTGGTGGAGAG CAATCGGATACCAGAAGCTGCTCTGATGGCACGTTCTTATCTTCCAAGCAAAGTTTCAGAGATAGTAGCTCTTTGGAGGAAAGATCTAAGCAAG GTTAATTCGAAAGCAGCAGAGTCTTTGGCTGATCCTGAAGAGTACCCAAATCTTTTTGAGGATTGGCAAGTTGCTCTTTCTGTTGAAGCGAATGCTGTAGAGGCGAG GGGAGTTTATGCTGCTGCAGAAA